In the Telopea speciosissima isolate NSW1024214 ecotype Mountain lineage chromosome 2, Tspe_v1, whole genome shotgun sequence genome, one interval contains:
- the LOC122652084 gene encoding ubiquitin-conjugating enzyme E2 2, whose protein sequence is MSTPARKRLMRDFKRLQQDPPAGISGAPQDNNIMLWNAVIFGPDDTPWDGGTFKLTLQFSEDYPNKPPTVRFVSRMFHPNIYADGSICLDILQNQWSPIYDVAAILTSIQSLLCDPNPNSPANSEAARMFSENKREYNRRVREIVEQSWTAD, encoded by the exons ATGTCGACACCAGCGAGAAAGAGGTTGATGAGGGATTTCAAGAGGTTGCAGCAAGATCCACCTGCGGGGATCAGTGGAGCTCCTCAGGATAATAACATTATGTTATGGAATGCTGTGATTTTTGG ACCTGATGATACACCTTGGGATGGAG GTACATTTAAATTGACGCTGCAGTTCTCTGAGGATTACCCTAATAAGCCTCCAACAGTTCGATTTGTTTCACGGATGTTTCATCCAAACA TTTATGCAGATGGAAGTATTTGCTTGGATATTTTGCAGAATCAGTGGAGTCCTATTTATGATGTTGCAGCCAtattgacttctattcag TCCCTGCTGTGTGACCCAAACCCAAACTCGCCTGCAAATTCTGAGGCAGCTCGGATGTTCAGTGAGAACAAGCGGGAATACAACAGAAGAGTGCGTGAAATTGTGGAGCAGAGCTGGACAGCAGACTAG